One stretch of Rissa tridactyla isolate bRisTri1 chromosome 21, bRisTri1.patW.cur.20221130, whole genome shotgun sequence DNA includes these proteins:
- the LOC128900179 gene encoding complement decay-accelerating factor-like gives MPASLLHTMPAFLHGLGQLLAVVVLVLQPAGSLEGQCPVPAIAHGQLKPAQNFTYGSTATLKCDAGYVPTGATTLQCLSNGRWHSRMPTCVLGRCPYPPAIDYADRSPQHTFPVGTTVTYSCRYGYTLLPNVSPVTTCLENFTWSVIPKLCQRVQCPSPTILHGRETSPRKAEYTVGHQVEFQCDPRYVLRGSQRIQCWADGTWRPPVPYCDKVCGPPPKITNGQHTGLRMEQFPYGTEVKYSCVEGLSLVGDESVYCTSDDGVNLTWSGPAPECRRESFLPDGLRLEPGAGYDAGAKPQPRYLPWSRSSKPNAQAAPPAPARRSQHHELLSNPRDWWGLPGGGCRQLRISSLECKSDAESMGKSGSAPPDLVPRCPRGRAAAKAPPALSPQWSGAPSPQWRGPG, from the exons ATGCCGGCGTCTCTCCTCCACACCATGCCGGCGTTTCTCcatgggctggggcagctcctggcagtgGTGGTGCTCGTGCTGCAGCCGGCTGGGAGTCTCG AGGGTCAGTGTCCTGTCCCAGCCATCGCACACGGGCAGCTGAAACCTGCACAGAACTTCACCTACGGCAGCACGGCCACGCTCAAGTGTGATGCCGGCTACGTCCCCACGGGTGCCACCACCCTGCAGTGCCTGAGCAATGGCAGATGGCACTCACGGATGCCCACCTGCGTCCTAG GTCGCTGCCCCTACCCTCCTGCCATCGATTACGCGGACCGAAGCCCTCAACACACCTTTCCAGTCGGGACAACCGTGACCTACTCCTGCAGATATGGATACACTCTGCTCCCCAACGTCTCCCCAGTAACTACTTGCCTTGAAAATTTCACGTGGTCTGTGATCCCAAAGCTTTGCCAGA GGGTGCAGTGTCCCAGCCCGACCATCCTCCACGGGAGGGAGACCAGCCCCAGGAAAGCCGAATACACCGTTGGGCACCAGGTGGAATTTCAGTGCGACCCCAGGTACGTGCTGAGGGGCAGCCAGAGGATCCAGTGCTGGGCCGACGGGACGTGGAGACCCCCGGTGCCGTACTGCGACAAGG TTTGTGGCCCCCCTCCAAAAATCACCAACGGGCAGCACACTGGCTTGAGAATGGAGCAGTTTCCCTACGGCACAGAAGTGAAGTACAGCTGTGTGGAGGGTCTGTCCCTCGTTGGGGACGAGTCCGTCTACTGCACCTCTGACGACGGGGTGAACCTGACGTGGAGCGGACCGGCCCCGGAGTGCAGGCGTGAGTCGTTTCTCCCCGACGGGCTGAGACTGGAGCCAGGAGCTGGGTACGATGCTGGGGCTAAGCCCCAGCCCCGTTACCTGCCCTGGTCCAGGAGCTCCAAACCCAATGCCCAGGCGGCTCCTCCGGCTCCTGCGCGAAGGTCTCAGCACCACGAGCTGCTCAGTAACCCCAGGGACTGGTGGGGTCTCCCTGGGGGcggctgcaggcagctgaggaTCAGTTCTCTGGAGTGTAAAAGTGACGCAGAGAGCATGGGGAAGAGCGGCTCTGCGCCGCCTGACCTGGTCCCGCGTTGTCCCCGGGGAAGGGCAGCGGCCAAAGCCCCCCCTGCTCTGTCCCCGCAGTGGTCCGGTGCCCCAAGCCCGCAGTGGAGAGGGCCAGGATGA